In Setaria italica strain Yugu1 chromosome IX, Setaria_italica_v2.0, whole genome shotgun sequence, the genomic stretch TCAATTTATTGGGACATACAATCAGCATCAAACCAAACTAATATGGCAAGCACATACTGAGAACAAATGCAAATTGTTTGCTTGGATACTAATACAGAACAAGATCCTTACCTCAGACAACCTAGCACTCAGAGGATGGCCACACCAGAACTCGTGTACTCTCTGCAGCAGGCCATTGGAAACCGGCTTACACCTTTTCCTAACCTGCCCATATGCTCAAGCGGTGTGGAACCAAATCTCAACTTGGGAGAATTTCAATATTCTTCAAGCTGCTCACCTGGTGCAATTTGATAATATTGGTAAATGGTGGGAGAAGGCGGCTCGATCCATACCAAATAATAAAAGACGACACTTCAATGGATTGATCATATACACCATGTGGAACATTTGGAAGGAACGAAATCGAAGAATTTTTGATCAAAAGTTCTTAACAGCTCAGCAAGTAGCAACCCGCATTAAAGAAAATCTAGAGGAGTATAGAAGGGTTTTTCGGGTGATCACCTAAGGTAGTGTAATTGCAATCATGGTGTAAGGGCTGTCGGGTGGCAGAGCTAATCCTTGGCTACATTGCAGGTTCACGGTCTAGGAGCTGTTGTATCTTAAAATTCTCTTTTCCTTCTTAATTGAAAGGCAGAGCTCTTACCATTTATGTTTAAAAAAATAGATCATCTAAAAGATTAGGGAAATATAATGATTGAAAGAGTATGAAATAACAAACATTTGCAACCCACCACAGAGGTTAACCCATTAAGAAGTTGCGAAACTTGCGAAATTGTCGTCGCACTCTTGGTGAATGAACAAGGATGGCCTTCATATCCTTCGTAGGTGTTCAGAGCCTCTACCTCCATAAATCCTAGCATGAGCTCCAACATCATAATCGTGACGTTGAATATGTAGAGGCtttacttttaaaaaaaaaaagaatttataGAGGGATATACCTCAGAATCAACCTGAGAGCCTCAAAAGGGGAGGCGATTcacttggggggggggggggcgtcgTGAAGTGTGAAGTTGTCACCAGAGCAAATTATATAATGAGATTTGATGTGATATGATAACCTAGTGTACCATCACGAGAAACACTTGGTATGGATAAAAAGCGGAGCGAGCGTGTAATATAGCAATTTTCTATCTTATCACAAGTTTATTGTATCGTGGTAATTTTGAAGCGGATGTGTCACTTTAAAAGAATTAACTAGGAAATTCCAAAGTAGCTGAGAGACGTATAAGGTGTTTCTTTCCATTCATCAAGCACCTATCACTTGCTTTTCTATTATTATATCAGTAATGCTTCAGGTCGGGCGTCCAACGCAAACACGAGCCATCAGACGGCCTACCGCGCAGACCCACCTGTCCACGCGTCCACACTTGTGATCATGTGGAGTATCGGATGCCTCGCTAGCTTAATTAATCAAGAGTGCTTGGACAGACACGTGGCCTCACCTCCTCTACATCCCTCTCACCCGTACATGCTGCTTGATTTTTCCTCTGTAGATTCTCTATTCTCTCTCGTTCTTTCACACCAGAGACTTTCGATTCCTGCTTTGTTTCTCTTCCCCTCACACCGCACACCATGGTCCATGGTTTTACAGGCTCTCTCTCTCCACCACCACTTCCTGCCTCCAACGCTGCTCTGCTCCATCTGCTCGCAGGGCCTCGATCCATCTGAGCACTGGCGAGCTCGATCCCTGCAACATGGGTTTATTTTAGGCTGCGAGCAACTACATGCATGTGTACGGTATCTGATCTAGGCAGTGAGGAATTCAATCCCCATGGTAAGGCTTCGATTCGGGTGTTGAGAAGTTCAATCCCTCTCGTAGGGGAGTTGATCTGCGTGAAAAGAAGATGTGTTATGCTCTTTTCAAGCTCTCAGCAAGAGGTGGGGCATGAATTGATCCCCACAACAAGCTTTGTTTGGATCTTGTTGCAATTGGTTACTTGAGATGTTGAGACTATACGTTTTCGATGCTGTAATGAAAAATATCATGGTTGCaacatttttattttatatgtGAAACATTCAGTAACAGCAGCATATGCAACATCACATTTTCTTTTCATGACTTATATGGTTCGGATGGTTTCATAGATTTGTTGCATTTCTAGTTTAAACATGTTGCGACTACAATTTTTTAATGTTTCAAAGTTATTGCAATGGTTATCCATTAATGTTGGACAAAGAAAACTAATGCACTCAAAAGAGATTTGGCGATTATCATGATCTCTTGTTTCGTTTTTGCAATTTTCTATATTTACATGTTTCAACTACTATTTTCAGATTTACATGTTCCAACTACTATTTTCCAAAGTTACAGTAGGTATTTTAAGATGTTGCAACATAATTACAGGACGAAGATACAAATTAGTTCATTGTGATGGATACCCACGAGGAAACTAATCTTTATTCATTGATTCATGCTTCATGCAATTTTTTCACCGCTGTGGGATTGAGTtagttgagtttttttttttaatgattTCACGATGAAAGGTGCATAGCTCGAGAAATGTTCTGTGCAACATGAGGAGATGTTGTGGTAGGATTTTTTTCGGTTTTTTCATCTGATAGTGTGTTGATCAGACGGCAACCGATGCGTCCGATGGGAGCTCACACCATCAGTATTATATTTATCTATATGTAGGCAGTCCCTCTTCCTCGCTCTCACTCGTTTTGTGCTCAAAGCTATGCGAGCGAGCACGCCCAAGGTATTTCATCTATTAGTCGTGCATGATCGCATTTGCAACTGTTTATACACCTGTGCAGGATCGAGGGGCCATTAGCAACCGCTTATTAAGATCATTCAAGTTGTGGTCACCACTGTCGAAGCTCGAACTTGTATCTCTGTTAAGAAATGAAATATTGGTTTTATCTTATGTTGACACGAATATTAGGTTTATGTTGGGTAAACAAAACTCATTTGTGCAGCTTCATTACAATCATAAAACCGTTGCATTAGAAATGAGCCATCAGTGatattagtttttttatttatctTCTACTACTAGCTAGCTATAAATAACTAGTACTATTTATATTATAATCTGATGCGATCAAAATCCGTTTGATATTTCTAAATTCATGGAATGCCAAAACAACCTCCGATTTGAGACAGAGAGAGTACACATGAATACAGTGATGATATATCAAATTTTAAGCACAATACAAGATATACAATTTTTTAAAATaggaaaataatatatttaattttaattttaaaaagagaaaggaaaatgTCGGGTTTGCGGCTTGTCAGCTGCACATGCGAATGAATGGTCAATGAATATGTGTTGATTAAAGCTAAAGCTATGTGCAAATTTAATTTTGTAATTTAACAGTCAATCTTCAGTGATCGCCACTATGAATGTTAAATGGTGAATTCGGCTATTGCAGATTTGTTATGTTCAGATGTTCAGATCAAcatataggaaaaaaaaaatccagacgAGGCAAAACGAATTATTTTGGTAACTAAAGGATTTCCTCATGAAAAATGCTGAGAGAAAGTTTGGCCTCAGATTAGCATTTTGGCACATTAATCTTCGCCATCGGTAACCCGGGCAAGAGATTACCCGAAGCGCAAAATAGTTACCGAGGCTCATGCCATACGCTGTCATCACCGGCAAGTAGGCAACGCAAACTCCTATCGACTCTCTCTATCAGTAACCTGCACGAAAATCCTACCCAAAAACCTCCTTTTTTCCGGAAAAAAAAGCTAGAAAAAGATCGATCCAAAGCCAGATGAGTTCTTGCAAGAAACTACTAGCACAGGCGCACAACAATCTTTTGCGGATCATGCTAGGCTTTTATGGATTTCACGCAAGGAgaagaaaaccaaaagaaatccaACCGCGCAAAAGATGGTTAGACGGAGAAACAAGAGACGGAAACGAAAAGGGAACGACTCCCCAGCGGATCGAAATGACAACAAGAAACTCTCAGACGAGGATCGGAAGAAAGCGGCCGCAGGCGAAGCCGCGGAAGaaacctgcggcggcggcgggttcgtTCGCGGAAGCTAGGGTTTCTTTCTTCTGGGGTGGGGCTTGCCGCTTTAAGCTTCTAGACGCTGGGCTCTATGGGCAAGGTTTTTGTGGTGGCTTGTGGCGCGATCGTAGGCCCATGGGCCATGGGTCGGGGAAGATTTCAATCACCCAGACACTAGTGGGCCCTGACAGGCCGTGTTCTGTGCTGGCGTTTTACGGCAGAATTTTCGGTCCATGGGCTGGTAAGGATTTGAGCCCAGCGTCAGTCACTGCCAAGTTTTCGCCtgcttgttttttcttctgcaCTGTGCGCTGCTGCTGGTCGGAAAAGATCATGGACTGatctgtgaatctgtgatgtgatccatccatccatccaccattTGCCTGCTCTCCTCGCCGTGTCCCAGGCCAGAATCACACCACAGGGATGTCCCcaacaccgccaccgccacacaCGCTGCCCGGCTCCTCCCAATCAatcggccgccgcctcgtccacgCCCGCGCTCCGGGCTCCAGCATTTCGACGAACACGTCCGCGGCCGCAGCCATGGCCGCGCTCCTCCTATCCTCCCGCCTCCCAAcgaccaccagcagcagcagcactacAGCGGCATCCACCCGCCCCGCTCCCCGCTTACTCTCCTTCCGCAaaacctccaccaccgccgccgctcgccgccgcggccggggcccgctcctcgcctcctccgcggcTGCGCCGGCCCCGGTGGCGCAGCCCTTCCGCGCGCTGCCGGCCTCCGAGACCACGGTCCTCGTCACGGGCGCCACGGGCTACATCGGCCGCTACGTGGTCCGGGAGCTCCTCCGCCGGGGCCACCGCGTGCTCGCCGTGGCGCGGGCCCGGAGCGGCATCCGCGGCCGCAACTCCCCCGAGGACGTCGTCGCGGACCTCGCCCCGGCCCAGGTCGTCTTCTCCGACGTCACCGACCCGGACGTCCTGCTCGCGGACCTCTCCGCGCACGGGCCCGTCCACGCCGCCGTCTGCTGCCTCGCcagccgtggcggcggcgtgcaggACTCGTGGCGCGTCGACTACCGCGCCACGCTGCACACGCTCCAGGCCGCGCGCGGGCTGGGGGCCGCCCACTTCGTGCTCCTCTCCGCCATCTGCGTCCAGAAGCCGCTCCTCGAGTTCCAGCGCGCCAAGCTCAAGTTCGAGGAGGAactcgccgccgaggccgcgcggGACCCCTCCTTCACCTACAGCATCGTGCGCCCCACGGCGTTCTTCAAGAGCCTCGGCGGCCAGGTCGACATCGTCAAGAACGGGCAGCCGTACGTCATGTTCGGCGACGGCAAGCTCTGCGCCTGCAAGCCCATCAGCGAGGAGGACCTCGCCGCGTTCATCGCCGACTGCATCTACGACGAGGACAATATCAACAAGGTGCTGCCCATTGGCGGGCCGGGGAAGGCGCTCACGCCGCTGGAGCAGGGGGAGATGCTGTTCCGGCTGGTCGGGCGCGAGCCCAAGTTCATCAAGGTGCCGATCCAGATTATGGACGCCGTCATCTGGGTGCTCGATGGATTGGCCAAGCTGTTCCCGGGGCTGGAGGACGCCGCCGAGTTCGGCAAGATTGGCAGGTACTATGCCTCGGAGAGCATGCTGTTGCTGGACCCGGAGACCGGGGAGTACAGCGACGAGAAGACGCCGAGCTATGGCAAGGACACGCTCGAGCAATTCTTCGAAAGAGTGTTACGGGAAGGGATGgcagggcaggagctcggcgagCAAACAATCTTCTAGGCCTTCTCCATTGCCGGTTTCCGGGGAAGGAGCTTGTAAATTCTGGTTCGACAATGTAGAGAGGTGAGGTTTTTGACTTGCTGATGATGCAAACACAGCCTACTATTTGATTGTACCATAGTCAATGCATTGTCTAATTTGAAGGAAGAGAAATTTTGCTCCCTTAAATCTTTTCTGCGCACAGTATATGTTTTTGCCCATGGTTTCTAAACAGTAAACACTGAAAACAGAATTCGATCAGTGTTACGTTGTCCAAAGGAATCCACACGACAGGAAATGAATTATTCGTCTTAAAAGATTCCACCATTCCATGTTAAGATCTTTTCTTGAATCATCATATTAACATCTCTTCATTCTGAGTTGTTGCGATGTTAAATTGTGCATTGCTCCTCGGTGAAAGGAAGCTTTTGCATTTGTGGAAGTACAAATTGCTTGATAACAATACCAAAACAAACATAGCGATGCTATTCCTGTGTGCATAATATCTCCAGTATGACAAAATCAGAGTTCATAGGTGTAGGACTATTTACAGGAGATGGATCTCTCCTCGAAGAAGTGTAGCCACATGACGGCAATATACATACATAATTCGAACTGTATTTGAAGATATGAGCTATCAGCTATGGAACTGAAGGCAAACAAAATTCTGGCACATTTTTTGTATTATATTATCTTTGCTCCTAAtcagtttcctttttttttgtgctgGAAGATGCTAGGTTTATGTCTGGTGTGCCTTTGCAAAACGCCCCTTGATCCTTTGCCTGCCATCAGCACGAACTTTGCGTGATTCATACCGAACCTGCCTGTCAAATCTGCAAGAGTTCCGTAGAAACAAAGTTAGTACATAATAAGATACACAAATCCAAACTGGTATCTACCAAGAAAACGTCAGGGAAAATAATCAGCATGGCATGACATATCCATATCTCACCTTCTTGTCTTCCTCTTCTCTTTATAGCGTGAGATGACTGAGTCCCGGTCAGGGCAGGGTACAACATCAAAGCCGGT encodes the following:
- the LOC101760694 gene encoding divinyl chlorophyllide a 8-vinyl-reductase, chloroplastic; the protein is MSPTPPPPHTLPGSSQSIGRRLVHARAPGSSISTNTSAAAAMAALLLSSRLPTTTSSSSTTAASTRPAPRLLSFRKTSTTAAARRRGRGPLLASSAAAPAPVAQPFRALPASETTVLVTGATGYIGRYVVRELLRRGHRVLAVARARSGIRGRNSPEDVVADLAPAQVVFSDVTDPDVLLADLSAHGPVHAAVCCLASRGGGVQDSWRVDYRATLHTLQAARGLGAAHFVLLSAICVQKPLLEFQRAKLKFEEELAAEAARDPSFTYSIVRPTAFFKSLGGQVDIVKNGQPYVMFGDGKLCACKPISEEDLAAFIADCIYDEDNINKVLPIGGPGKALTPLEQGEMLFRLVGREPKFIKVPIQIMDAVIWVLDGLAKLFPGLEDAAEFGKIGRYYASESMLLLDPETGEYSDEKTPSYGKDTLEQFFERVLREGMAGQELGEQTIF